The Bacillus sp. Marseille-Q1617 genome has a segment encoding these proteins:
- a CDS encoding acetyl-CoA hydrolase/transferase family protein yields the protein MENKLDCIRDPRLRDRVVTPKTAASWIEDGMTLGLSGFTRAGDVKAVPFALVDRAEKESFKVNVYTGASLGSDVDKLFAEAGILGKRLPFQADPTMRKGINHGDFLFVDQHLSHTAELLRANVMEVDVAILEAVAITEDGMIIPTTSIGNSLNFAQHAKSIIIEINLSQSSELEGLHDLYAPGKQGERDPIPLIKPDDRIGDVGIKVDPDKIKGIVFTHQQDSPSTIVPPDEETVIMAQHLMDFLRTEVQAGRLTERLAPLQSGIGSVANAVLHGMLHSEFDDLEVYSEVLQDAVFDLMDAGKVRFASCCSITLSDAKMKQVFSEFDKYRDRLIMRPQEISNHPEIIRRLGLISINTALELDIYGNVNSTHVLGTKMMNGIGGSGDFARNARLAIFVTKSIAKDGKISSIVPFVSHVDHTEHDVDVIVTEQGYADLRGLAPRERVELIIERCAHPIYRDQLRKYYQEALTRGGQTPHVLEKALSWHSNLAENGTMLKTEMETV from the coding sequence ATGGAGAATAAACTTGATTGCATTAGAGACCCACGTCTCCGAGACCGTGTGGTAACACCAAAAACAGCAGCATCCTGGATTGAAGATGGAATGACTTTAGGATTAAGCGGCTTTACACGTGCAGGCGATGTGAAAGCGGTTCCATTCGCCCTGGTCGACCGTGCCGAAAAAGAGTCGTTTAAAGTGAACGTGTATACTGGAGCCTCCTTAGGTTCAGATGTTGATAAATTGTTTGCTGAAGCTGGAATCCTAGGTAAGAGACTTCCTTTCCAAGCCGATCCGACTATGCGAAAAGGGATCAACCATGGTGACTTCTTATTTGTAGACCAGCATTTGTCCCATACGGCTGAACTGCTGCGAGCAAACGTAATGGAGGTAGACGTCGCAATTTTGGAAGCGGTTGCGATTACGGAAGACGGCATGATCATTCCAACCACCTCTATCGGTAACTCGTTGAACTTTGCCCAGCACGCCAAATCGATCATCATCGAAATCAATCTGTCCCAGTCTTCAGAGCTGGAAGGATTGCATGATTTATATGCGCCTGGGAAACAAGGGGAGAGGGATCCGATTCCATTAATAAAACCAGATGACCGAATTGGTGACGTTGGAATAAAGGTGGATCCAGATAAGATAAAAGGAATTGTTTTTACGCATCAACAAGATTCGCCTTCGACGATCGTACCTCCAGATGAGGAAACAGTGATCATGGCTCAGCATTTGATGGATTTCCTGCGCACGGAAGTGCAAGCAGGACGGTTGACCGAACGTCTTGCGCCACTGCAGTCAGGAATCGGTTCAGTCGCAAATGCTGTCCTTCATGGGATGCTTCATTCTGAATTCGATGATTTGGAAGTCTATTCGGAGGTATTGCAGGATGCGGTATTCGACCTGATGGATGCCGGAAAAGTACGATTTGCCTCCTGCTGCTCGATTACACTATCGGATGCGAAAATGAAACAGGTATTTTCAGAGTTTGATAAATATAGGGACCGATTGATCATGAGACCTCAGGAAATTTCCAACCATCCTGAAATCATTCGCCGTCTTGGATTGATTTCGATCAATACAGCATTGGAATTAGATATCTATGGCAATGTCAATTCGACTCACGTACTCGGTACGAAAATGATGAACGGAATTGGCGGCTCCGGTGATTTTGCGAGGAATGCCCGTCTCGCGATCTTTGTGACAAAGTCTATAGCGAAAGACGGCAAAATTTCAAGCATTGTCCCGTTCGTCTCACATGTCGACCACACTGAACATGATGTCGACGTTATCGTCACTGAGCAAGGTTATGCCGACCTGCGCGGGTTAGCACCAAGAGAGCGTGTAGAGCTGATCATCGAGCGTTGTGCTCATCCTATATACCGCGACCAGCTTCGTAAGTATTATCAGGAAGCGTTGACAAGAGG
- a CDS encoding LytTR family DNA-binding domain-containing protein, with amino-acid sequence MESITVVSLLDVIGELFSDEISIAVSNTEEYIYYRPSKRIDLKIKPGDPVKNGTIAHKALVTKQKISEFIDRDIFGVPYHGMAVPFLHEGQLEGCVTAIFPALTEGKSVVTVKSPDGWIPIPFSQVMYLEAKDKKTYVYTEGFSGTHKYSLQEFEYLLPKESFIRCHRSFIVNVNHIREIYPDTHSTFMLSMKNGAQVSVSQTYSSYFRKLLGF; translated from the coding sequence ATGGAAAGTATAACTGTCGTTTCTCTTTTAGATGTGATCGGGGAATTGTTTTCTGATGAAATCTCAATCGCTGTATCGAATACAGAGGAATATATTTATTATCGGCCTAGTAAGCGGATTGATTTGAAGATCAAGCCAGGAGATCCTGTAAAAAACGGTACGATTGCTCATAAAGCTTTGGTAACAAAACAAAAAATCTCTGAATTCATTGATCGGGATATATTTGGTGTCCCATATCACGGCATGGCGGTTCCATTTCTCCATGAAGGTCAGCTGGAAGGATGTGTTACCGCAATTTTCCCTGCATTGACCGAGGGGAAATCTGTGGTGACCGTCAAATCTCCTGATGGATGGATTCCGATTCCATTTTCGCAAGTAATGTATCTTGAGGCAAAGGACAAAAAAACTTATGTGTATACTGAAGGGTTTTCAGGTACTCATAAGTATTCGTTACAAGAATTCGAATACTTGTTGCCGAAGGAATCATTCATACGTTGCCATCGTTCCTTCATTGTGAATGTAAATCATATTAGGGAGATCTACCCGGATACCCATTCTACGTTCATGCTTTCGATGAAGAATGGTGCCCAGGTTTCAGTGAGCCAAACCTATTCTAGCTATTTTCGTAAATTGCTCGGGTTTTAA